The following are encoded together in the Bradymonas sediminis genome:
- a CDS encoding AAA family ATPase: MSRLTSPHAQQVYAAAAQFIERGLRQDDSLFTPGHAIWTAENVESLHDYFVNNPIEGTELKFTEKLERQLSGAPDQTIQLMAEFLFVHLLIATKECIGGKSKRSMIQGVLSGMEAPIKIPADLRQALDNGVANPGMAFLIHRPFMIYYVLDFVRAWKKRDSTQKDRLLEDGWAFREFLFKIDRSKARTQRHALLHLVHPERFEAITSVKMKRDIARGLSPYIDDPSANIDRQLGQIRHNLSQERGEGFEAFWDPEILRLWKPEANPWHEVLKWAKRFYESGHFEARERDYKLKIAQHIQAAITAVRDERPGWSKTLRRAFGSPNNLTSWRAHDAFLNWCDTNPDTARLALLQLWDEEENLRERLLGFFERLPKQVISGPSGRLSIASFLLMGQDPARYAFYKYTVVWRAFEYVDYTKPEDKRVEADTYLHTLEFLDAFIEEIAAKGVELRDRLDAQGLLFMVTRASLSELEFLSDEERRAYAEFRGLKAIPRVWIFQANTNEYALSEKLQNQEVGDTDWWRVTRYRDEIAKDDVVLLWESGANAGVYAVGRLVTDPVQAQADGPADPSCTVDFELVNILDQPILRDTLKRDAQLKDLPIIRAPQGTNFRVSKEAFNRLLFLFPELLEGLDVEADPSKLEMAEPFATHFTDIDEANWTFDLMRHTAEQLGVRGKDDARFSLYKWERDSLEFGLFFGERKVMAIGWSGWSDERVKLALDCELASELGIPQTYLFASAEDEPQIGIYRMSIKQAKSLGAPLREASERALEQTRDKYAHWTRSKYRNDHIQPLFEALFDDPTRRFILLNGWQAAEEPNEAPVYRLEDALEDLFVSRDKFKVILELLSARKNIILQGPPGIGKTFICKRLAYALMGEKDESRVEMVQFHQSYTYEDFIQGYRPSEEGAGFHRANGVFFEFCERARQADPNIPYIFIIDEINRGNLSKIFGELMMSIEPDKRGREWGINLQYAQPGEAKFSVPENVHLIGMMNTADRSLALVDYALRRRFAFVDLKPKFNKKFEAFLAQQDVHKSVIEQIVTRLTRLNRDIAADKPELGEGFCVGHSYFCSARGAQDGEAWYRRVIEYDIAPLLREYWFDRPEQAEEKIRALLEAF, translated from the coding sequence GTGTCTCGACTGACAAGCCCGCATGCTCAGCAAGTCTACGCCGCCGCGGCCCAATTCATTGAGCGTGGGCTTCGCCAAGACGACTCCTTATTTACCCCGGGTCATGCCATCTGGACGGCGGAGAACGTCGAGAGTTTGCATGATTATTTCGTAAATAACCCAATTGAAGGGACCGAGCTGAAATTCACCGAAAAGCTGGAACGTCAGCTATCAGGTGCGCCGGATCAGACCATTCAGCTCATGGCGGAGTTCTTATTTGTCCATCTCTTGATCGCCACGAAAGAGTGTATCGGCGGGAAGTCCAAGCGCAGCATGATTCAAGGGGTGCTCAGTGGCATGGAAGCGCCAATAAAGATCCCGGCAGATCTTAGGCAAGCCCTCGATAACGGGGTAGCCAATCCGGGCATGGCGTTTCTGATCCATCGCCCGTTCATGATCTATTATGTCCTGGACTTTGTGCGTGCGTGGAAGAAGCGGGACTCCACTCAGAAAGACCGGCTTCTTGAGGATGGGTGGGCCTTTCGGGAGTTTCTCTTCAAAATTGATCGTTCGAAAGCGCGCACCCAGCGACACGCGCTCCTTCATCTTGTTCACCCCGAGCGATTTGAGGCGATCACCTCGGTGAAAATGAAGCGCGATATTGCGCGCGGGTTGTCCCCCTATATCGATGACCCGAGCGCAAATATTGACCGCCAGCTTGGCCAAATTCGTCATAACCTGAGTCAGGAGCGGGGAGAGGGGTTTGAAGCTTTCTGGGATCCCGAAATCCTCCGATTATGGAAGCCCGAAGCCAACCCCTGGCATGAAGTTCTAAAGTGGGCCAAACGCTTCTATGAAAGCGGTCACTTCGAGGCGAGGGAGCGCGACTATAAACTCAAGATCGCGCAGCATATTCAAGCGGCCATCACCGCTGTTCGGGACGAGCGCCCGGGTTGGAGCAAGACGCTCAGACGCGCCTTTGGCTCGCCAAATAACCTGACGTCGTGGCGCGCGCACGACGCCTTTCTAAACTGGTGTGACACAAACCCAGACACAGCTCGCCTGGCGCTTCTTCAACTGTGGGATGAGGAAGAAAACCTTAGAGAACGGTTGCTCGGCTTTTTTGAGCGCTTACCCAAACAGGTGATCAGCGGCCCCAGTGGCCGCTTGAGTATCGCCTCCTTTCTACTCATGGGCCAGGACCCGGCGCGCTACGCCTTCTATAAATACACTGTCGTGTGGAGGGCTTTTGAGTACGTCGACTATACCAAGCCCGAAGACAAACGTGTCGAAGCCGATACCTATTTACATACGCTGGAGTTTCTCGATGCATTTATCGAGGAGATCGCTGCAAAAGGTGTTGAGCTGCGAGACCGACTGGACGCACAGGGACTCCTATTTATGGTGACGCGCGCATCTCTGAGTGAATTGGAGTTCTTGTCCGACGAGGAAAGGCGAGCCTACGCGGAGTTTCGTGGGCTTAAGGCGATCCCAAGGGTCTGGATCTTTCAGGCGAATACGAACGAGTATGCGCTGAGCGAGAAGCTACAAAATCAAGAGGTGGGCGACACGGATTGGTGGCGCGTTACGCGCTATAGAGATGAGATTGCTAAAGACGATGTGGTTTTGCTTTGGGAGTCCGGTGCGAACGCCGGCGTTTACGCGGTAGGACGTCTTGTGACGGACCCTGTCCAAGCGCAAGCTGATGGCCCCGCGGACCCGAGCTGCACGGTTGATTTTGAGCTCGTGAATATCCTGGACCAGCCCATTTTACGCGATACTCTAAAGCGAGACGCTCAACTCAAAGATTTGCCTATCATTAGAGCTCCTCAAGGCACAAATTTTCGGGTGTCGAAGGAAGCGTTCAATCGGCTGCTCTTCTTATTTCCAGAGCTTTTAGAGGGGCTAGACGTGGAGGCGGACCCGTCGAAGCTGGAGATGGCCGAGCCCTTTGCCACACATTTTACGGATATTGACGAGGCCAATTGGACGTTCGATCTAATGCGTCACACGGCGGAGCAGCTCGGAGTTCGCGGCAAAGATGATGCGCGCTTTTCACTCTATAAGTGGGAGCGCGATAGTCTGGAGTTCGGGCTATTTTTCGGCGAGCGCAAGGTGATGGCGATCGGATGGTCGGGTTGGAGCGACGAGCGTGTGAAGCTGGCGCTGGACTGCGAGTTGGCGAGCGAGCTGGGAATTCCGCAAACATATCTATTCGCGAGCGCCGAAGATGAGCCCCAAATCGGGATCTATCGAATGTCGATAAAACAGGCCAAGTCCTTGGGCGCGCCGCTTCGAGAGGCGTCTGAGCGCGCGCTCGAGCAGACTCGGGATAAATACGCGCATTGGACACGCAGTAAATACCGGAATGATCATATACAGCCGCTCTTTGAAGCCCTCTTTGATGACCCGACGCGCCGCTTCATCTTATTGAACGGGTGGCAGGCCGCCGAGGAGCCCAACGAGGCTCCGGTCTATCGTCTCGAAGATGCGCTGGAGGATCTCTTTGTCTCACGCGATAAATTCAAGGTCATTTTAGAGCTATTATCCGCGCGAAAAAATATCATCCTGCAGGGGCCGCCCGGCATCGGGAAGACTTTTATTTGCAAGCGGTTGGCGTACGCGCTGATGGGCGAAAAAGACGAAAGCCGGGTTGAGATGGTTCAATTTCATCAATCCTATACCTACGAAGATTTTATTCAAGGGTATCGCCCCAGCGAAGAAGGGGCGGGATTTCACCGGGCAAACGGCGTCTTTTTTGAGTTCTGTGAGCGGGCGCGCCAGGCCGACCCAAACATCCCCTATATCTTCATTATTGATGAGATCAATCGGGGTAACCTGTCGAAGATCTTCGGCGAGTTGATGATGTCGATCGAGCCGGATAAGCGCGGCCGAGAATGGGGCATTAACCTTCAATATGCCCAGCCCGGAGAGGCGAAATTTTCGGTCCCTGAGAATGTGCATTTAATCGGCATGATGAACACCGCGGATCGCTCGTTGGCGCTGGTGGACTACGCGCTGCGCCGCCGATTTGCGT